GTCCACCTTGAACTGGAACACACCGTACACGTCCGGCAACTTGAACTGGACACTGTACTTGCCACCTGGGGAACACGGACACAGGTGACCAACCGGGAGGGGTTTCCCGTGGCCTTCTGAGAGCGAGCTAGAGGTGGGACCGTCCTCCTGCAGCTCCCCTGCGGGAGGCGCTTTTACCTTTCCTCTTGAGGAAGGTCCTCACGAAAGGGTCGATGCGGACAAACTCCAGCTGAATGTCGTCCCCATCAAAGGGGACCCACTTGCCGTCAGAGAGCTGCTCGATCACGATGCTGTACTCCTGGGACGGAAGGCCAGTTAGCTGGGGGGGGCACCGGGGCACAGGCACCCTCAGAGCTGCGCCGCACCCTCGCTCACGAACCCGGCAGGCACCCCCAGGACTTGGGAGAGCCGGGGCGGCGACTGAGGGCCCACGCTGCAGGCTCGCCCCTCTGGCTCGCAGCCACACCTCCTCCCAGGCGGCGGAGTCGGCACCCACACTGGCACCCACACCGCTCTCCGCCCCTGGACCCCGCTGGGCACTCTCGGGCACCCGGCGTCCACCTCCACTGCGCTTCGCCTTTCCCCACGTCTCTGCCTGACAGATGCACCCCCAAACCCGACTCCAAGGCCATTTCTTTTGTGACCCCCACTCCCAGCAGAGTGAGTCAGCGGAGCCCCTCGCACTTCTGCGCCCCCACAGCAGAACCACGCCTGCCCACAAGGTCTGCATCAGGACGTGGGCTTCTCTGCGCCTAGCCTGACGCTGTCCAGCGCAGAGGCTCACGTACTCCTCCTTACCCAGGCCCCCGAGGCCCAACCCAGGAGTGTTCCACGAGTGCTCTCGCGCTAGGGCCCGCCCCGCAAGCTCTTACCACGAGGTCGGTGACAGTGTAGGCATTGGGCGGGGCTGTCTCGCCCACCCGATGGTGCGACACGGGCCCCACGCGGAGGACACCTTCCTCTTTGAACACCCATCGGGAGAGCGCCACGGCGAGCTCGTAGTTGCCTGTCTGGGAGTACCTGCAGGAGAGGAAACGGGAGAGGCTGGAGCACCCGAACCACCCTGTTTCCGGCGGGAACACAGAAAATGAGAGGCCGTGCGGTGGTGTCGCTCTGGGTGCCACCGGTTCAGTGAGTGCTCAAGTTCCGAGGCGTCTCCAGAGAAGCCACTGCTGGAAAAGTCTGCAGTGCCAACCCCAGCCACGTGGCCACAACACCAAGTCCTCAAATAACTTTAAAGCACCTGAAGATCTCAGCTTCTGACACTTTCAGCCAAAAGCCTTCTTCCTCCGTCCCAAGTCCTCCCTTCTGCACAGACCCACCGCCCGGCCGCAGGGCCCCGAGTCCCCGGCCCTACCTCTGGGAGCCGGGCGCGGCCTTCTGCACGGCTGAGTTGAAGAAGGCGTCGCTGAAGAAGTCCAGGGAACCGCTGAAGATGACCCGGGCGTTGTTCCTGGCCTGGAGCCCGGCGATCAGGAGGGTGTTCTTCCCCACGGCGTGGGGGTACTGGGGACAACATGAGGCCATCGTCCCAGAGAGCCGGGGCCAAGGACAAGCCTCGGGCCTCCAGGGCACCAGGGCACAAGGGCAGCCGGCGAGACCTGAACAACCTAGGCCCCGCCTGAGGCCGGAACCCGAGACACCCCCCtgcacccacaccccaccccaccccttcccgtCCCAGCTCAGCAGCCCCGGCGAAGCGTCTGTTCCTGCTTAGTTCTCAGCTTCAAACACAGAGGCGCTTTGCCAGGGGCCCAGGAGCTGGAGCCTCAAGGCTGCGAAGGCCGCTCACCTGGGTGATGGGCTTGTCTGGGAAGAAGGAGTATGAGGTGGAGGAGCCCGTCAGGATGTCCAGCACCAAGGGGTTGTCGGGGTCAGCCACCATCCTGCAGGAGGAACGAGAACCACCCGACTGAGCCCACGGGACCTGGGCCCCCAAGGGCCACCTCTTTGCCAGAACGAATACTACTTTCTTCAGAGCCGAACACTTAGCTCTCCTCTCGCTGTAACTATGAAGCCTGACTCGTTGTGTCATGAATTAACCTCATCCACACCCTCTGCAGGGAGGAATGTCCCCACATAGCCACCAATCTGGCTGGTCCCCTGACAAACAGGGTGACCgcctcctcccccaggcctccGCCGGCCTGTCCCTGCTCACTCACCCAACACCCCGGAACAGGACGGGGTTCAGAGACGACTTCCCAACTATGGTCAGGGCCTTGAGCAGGTTCTCGGTGTCGGCCACGATGAGCGTGTGCTGCAAGGGCGCAGGGAAGGGCGGCAGGGGTCAGGTCAAGGTGCCCCCGGTCCGGCGGTCCCTCCCAATGGCCTCGGGCTTCCAGGCTGAGCTTTGCTAGGAGGGACTGAAACCTGGACAGCGACAGGCCTGGTTACCTGGCCGGGGTCTGAGATGTCATAGTTGTGATGGTCAATGACAGCCGTTTTCTCCTCGTCGAACTCGATGCCACACTCACTGCCCAGCTCTCGGAGAGGGTCGCCTGCATGGGCCCAGGAGATGCCTGGCTGAGCCCTCGTGGGCGGGCCCCGGGCCAAGCCACGTCACTTGTCCCGGCACCCCCACGACTCCCTGTCCCGGTCCCCCCCAGAGCCCCGCAGCGTCGCCAGGCCGGGCTCAGCCGCGGCTGGGCCACTGGACAACCGCATGGTACAGGACATCAGCTCTAAACTGGAACTGCTGGACAAGCAGCACCGGCCTTCTCCCGCCACAAGTGCTCAGGGGCCTGGGTTCTGCGCGAACACCCTTCGGAGCAGAGTGGCATCTCGGCGCACTCAACCTGGGTGGTCCCTCTCTTCCTTACCACCTCACCAAGGACCCCACCCAATGCAGTTTTGTTAAGAAGAAGATGAAACCAGGTTGGCCAGGGGCTGCTCGTGGTTGGAGCTCGGTGACAAGTACACGGGGCCCATTCTCTTCCTGCTGCTAAGTATCTTTGATGTTTTCCAACAGGAAAGAAAACGAAAATCTGCCCAATGCTTTGGGCTCCACCGACTAGCCTCCCCCTACTTATCTCCTTCTTTTAAGGAAAAAGccaccaaaacaaataaaaataaaacaaaggggtaaaaaaaccccaaagaaaaacAGGGTTCCCACCCCGTAAAAGGACCCGCATCTCATTGGcgctggggacaggagggagggagggacgggacGGCTCTGCAGTGGCTCACTCACACCCAGTGATGGCCAAGGTGGccgcttcctggaggaggggcgaGAAGCACGGGTACCTCTGGGTTCAGACTTACCAATGTCTGAGCTGGCAGCTACCAGGACACTGCCTCCACCGTCAATAAAGGTGCTGATGGTCTCCACGTTGATGTTGCCTCCAAAATCTGAAAGGGGCCCAGACTCAGCGACCCAGAAGGCTGCTCTCACCGCTCCTCCCACACTTGGGCAGCAGCGGGGCGGCGGGCAGGCCACCAGCCACCGTCGGTGACGGGACAGCGCCCTCTGGCGGCCCAAAGGAGAGGAATGTTTATGATGTGCACGCCCGGATAGAGGGCAAGCCTCCCGTTTCCCACGGTGATGATCCAAAAATAATGGCTCGAATTCACGAACTTTGAGAAGTATAAACCAAATAGTCACACGCCCGATTTCAGCTGTCAAGTTATTTACACACTTCAAGTCACATATAGCGTATTTGTTTAGAAATGCTGCATTTTCCCACTTGCATCTCAAAACAGCTTCACTCAAGCTCACCGCCTGCCCCTTCCGAGCCACTCGGAGGCTCGCCCGGCAGTTCCCAGGAGCCCATCGGCCTCACGTCCAAGGCGCCGGGAAGAGCCCTTGTGAATCGAGGCCGACGCTGCCTGTCACCGAGACCGGGCTCATCTGCCCGACACATGTGGGGCGTTTTCCTGCGATCCCACACACTTACATCCACA
This Phyllostomus discolor isolate MPI-MPIP mPhyDis1 chromosome 5, mPhyDis1.pri.v3, whole genome shotgun sequence DNA region includes the following protein-coding sequences:
- the DDOST gene encoding dolichyl-diphosphooligosaccharide--protein glycosyltransferase 48 kDa subunit → MKPGVTTRARSVLWLQLLLPQLLLLHSLLPVDASGPRTLVLLDNLNLRETHSLFFRSLKDRGFELTFKTADDPSLSLIKYGEFLYDNLIIFSPSVEDFGGNINVETISTFIDGGGSVLVAASSDIGDPLRELGSECGIEFDEEKTAVIDHHNYDISDPGQHTLIVADTENLLKALTIVGKSSLNPVLFRGVGMVADPDNPLVLDILTGSSTSYSFFPDKPITQYPHAVGKNTLLIAGLQARNNARVIFSGSLDFFSDAFFNSAVQKAAPGSQRYSQTGNYELAVALSRWVFKEEGVLRVGPVSHHRVGETAPPNAYTVTDLVEYSIVIEQLSDGKWVPFDGDDIQLEFVRIDPFVRTFLKRKGGKYSVQFKLPDVYGVFQFKVDYNRLGYTHLYSSTQVSVRPLQHTQYERFIPSAYPYYASAFSMMAGLFVFSVVFLHMKEKEKSD